One window of Trinickia caryophylli genomic DNA carries:
- a CDS encoding MFS transporter → MARTPADPLSVPNTGTAPSPAFEEATYRKVSWRLLPLLLLCYLVAYLDRVNVGFAKLQMAADLNLSDAVYGLGAGIFFFGYFLFEVPSNLILHRVGARLWIARIMVTWGIISALTMFVTTPAMFYAMRFLLGLAEAGFFPGIILYLTYWYPAHRRGRMTTWFMTAVALSGVVGGPISGYIMKAFDGAHGLHGWQWLFLLEGLPSVLAGVLVFFALDDRIATARWLGDDEKQLLARNIGADEADKHDMPLAAVLASPRVWLMSLIYFSFVTGLYGVSFWLPTIIKATGVADAFIIGLLSAIPFAAAVVTMLIVARSADKRRERRWHVALPALAGAVGLILSVGWAHDTGLAMAALTLATAGIITSLPLFWSLPTSFLAGAGAAAGIAMVNSIGNLAGFLGPYAVGWLKQATGSSNAGMYLLAAFMVLGAALALSVPARLVNK, encoded by the coding sequence ATGGCGAGAACCCCCGCAGATCCGCTTTCGGTGCCCAACACCGGCACCGCCCCATCGCCCGCGTTCGAAGAGGCCACGTACCGCAAGGTTTCGTGGCGCCTTCTGCCGCTTTTGCTGCTCTGTTATCTCGTTGCCTATCTCGACCGCGTCAACGTCGGCTTCGCCAAGCTGCAGATGGCGGCCGATCTCAACCTGAGCGATGCTGTCTACGGCCTCGGCGCGGGTATTTTCTTCTTCGGCTATTTCCTCTTCGAGGTGCCGAGCAACCTGATCCTGCATCGCGTCGGCGCGCGCCTGTGGATCGCGCGGATCATGGTCACGTGGGGCATCATCTCGGCGTTGACGATGTTCGTCACCACGCCGGCGATGTTCTACGCCATGCGCTTTTTGCTCGGCCTTGCCGAGGCAGGCTTTTTTCCCGGCATCATCCTCTATCTGACCTACTGGTACCCGGCGCATCGGCGCGGGCGGATGACCACCTGGTTCATGACTGCCGTCGCGCTTTCGGGCGTGGTCGGCGGGCCGATTTCGGGCTACATCATGAAGGCGTTCGACGGCGCCCACGGCTTGCACGGATGGCAGTGGCTGTTCCTTCTCGAAGGTCTGCCTTCGGTACTCGCAGGGGTGCTCGTCTTCTTCGCGCTCGACGACCGCATCGCCACGGCCCGCTGGCTCGGCGACGACGAAAAACAGCTGCTCGCCCGCAACATCGGCGCCGACGAAGCGGACAAGCACGACATGCCGCTTGCGGCCGTGCTCGCAAGCCCGCGCGTATGGCTCATGAGCCTCATCTACTTTTCGTTCGTAACCGGGCTTTACGGCGTGAGTTTCTGGCTGCCGACGATCATCAAGGCCACCGGCGTGGCCGACGCGTTCATCATCGGTCTGCTCTCCGCAATCCCCTTCGCGGCCGCGGTCGTCACCATGCTGATCGTCGCGCGAAGCGCCGACAAGCGCCGCGAGCGGCGCTGGCACGTCGCCCTGCCGGCCTTGGCCGGGGCCGTCGGGCTCATCCTCTCGGTGGGTTGGGCACACGACACGGGCCTCGCCATGGCGGCCCTCACGCTCGCCACGGCCGGCATCATCACCTCGCTACCGCTCTTCTGGAGCCTGCCGACATCCTTTCTCGCGGGCGCCGGCGCGGCGGCCGGCATCGCGATGGTCAATTCGATCGGGAACCTGGCCGGCTTCCTGGGCCCTTACGCGGTGGGCTGGCTCAAGCAGGCCACCGGCAGCAGCAATGCCGGCATGTACCTGCTCGCCGCCTTCATGGTGCTCGGCGCCGCCCTCGCCCTCAGCGTGCCGGCACGGCTCGTCAACAAGTAG
- a CDS encoding SDR family oxidoreductase gives MRLKGRTAIITGAGSGFGEGIAKTFAREGANVVANDLNGAAAERVASEIALAGGRAIAVTGDVSRLADWQALRAAALEDFGSVQIVVNNAGTTHRNKPVLEVTEAEFDRVHAVNVKSLYWSVQTFVPYFREQGGGSFVNIASTAGVRPRPGLVWYNASKGAVIVASKSLAAELGRDRIRVNCVNPVIGETALLSQFMGVEDTPENRQRFLAGIPLGRFSTPQDIANAALFLASDEAEFVTGVCLEVDGGRCV, from the coding sequence ATGCGATTGAAGGGCAGGACGGCCATCATCACGGGCGCGGGCTCGGGCTTTGGCGAGGGCATCGCCAAGACATTCGCGCGCGAAGGCGCCAACGTGGTCGCCAATGACCTGAACGGCGCCGCGGCGGAGCGCGTCGCGAGCGAAATCGCCCTGGCCGGCGGCCGGGCCATCGCCGTAACCGGCGACGTCTCGCGGCTCGCCGATTGGCAAGCGCTGCGCGCGGCCGCGCTCGAGGATTTCGGCAGCGTGCAGATCGTCGTCAACAACGCTGGCACCACCCATCGCAACAAGCCGGTGCTCGAAGTCACCGAGGCGGAGTTCGACCGCGTCCATGCCGTCAACGTGAAGAGCCTCTACTGGAGCGTGCAGACTTTCGTGCCCTACTTCCGCGAGCAGGGCGGCGGCTCGTTCGTCAACATCGCCTCGACAGCGGGCGTGCGCCCGCGCCCCGGCCTCGTCTGGTACAACGCCAGCAAGGGCGCGGTGATCGTCGCGAGCAAATCGCTCGCGGCCGAACTCGGTCGCGATCGCATTCGCGTGAACTGCGTGAACCCCGTCATCGGCGAGACAGCCCTCCTCTCGCAGTTCATGGGCGTCGAAGACACGCCGGAGAACCGGCAGCGTTTTCTCGCCGGCATCCCGCTCGGCCGCTTCTCGACGCCGCAGGACATCGCCAACGCAGCGCTTTTTCTCGCGTCCGACGAAGCCGAATTCGTGACGGGCGTCTGCCTCGAAGTCGACGGCGGACGCTGCGTCTGA
- a CDS encoding aldehyde dehydrogenase family protein yields MEEAKHFVGGEWIAPSNRETIDVVNPTNGQTFARIARGTAADIDRAVSAARSAFEGEWGLMSAAEKGRVLYRLAMLVGACRDELAELEARDTGKPLREARADAAALARYFEFYAGAADKLHGQTIPYQTGYTVLTIREPHGVTGHLVPWNYPMQIFGRSVAAALAAGNACVVKPAEDACLSLLRVAALAAEAGVPAGALNIVTGYGSEAGSALAQHPGVNHISFTGSPATGALVARMAAEHHTPVTLELGGKSPQIVFADADLDAVLPTLMSAILQNAGQTCSAGSRVLIERAIYEPLMERLTAAFGALRAGPGQTEADCGPLISAKQRERVAAFIAEAQRDGIRIAAQGTILADAPAGGFYQAPTLFAEVPRDHRLAREEVFGPVLAALPFEDEADAIALANGTPYGLVAGVWTRDGGRQMRLARRLRAGQVFVNNYGAGGGVELPFGGTGQSGFGREKGFEALYGFTTLKTIALRHG; encoded by the coding sequence ATGGAGGAAGCCAAACACTTCGTCGGTGGCGAATGGATCGCACCGTCGAACCGTGAAACGATCGATGTCGTCAATCCGACGAACGGCCAGACGTTCGCGCGCATCGCGCGCGGCACTGCCGCCGACATCGATCGGGCCGTGAGCGCGGCCCGCAGCGCCTTCGAGGGCGAGTGGGGTCTCATGAGCGCGGCCGAAAAAGGACGGGTGCTCTACCGGCTCGCGATGCTCGTCGGCGCGTGCCGCGACGAACTCGCCGAACTGGAAGCGCGCGACACCGGCAAACCTCTCAGGGAAGCCCGCGCCGACGCAGCCGCGCTCGCCCGCTATTTCGAGTTCTATGCGGGCGCCGCGGACAAGCTGCACGGTCAGACGATTCCCTACCAGACCGGCTATACGGTGTTGACGATACGCGAGCCGCATGGGGTCACGGGGCATCTCGTGCCGTGGAATTACCCGATGCAGATATTCGGCCGCAGCGTCGCCGCCGCGCTGGCCGCCGGCAACGCCTGCGTCGTCAAGCCCGCCGAGGATGCCTGCCTGTCGCTGTTGCGGGTGGCAGCGCTCGCGGCCGAAGCCGGCGTGCCGGCCGGCGCGCTCAATATCGTCACCGGCTATGGCAGCGAGGCCGGCAGCGCGCTCGCGCAGCATCCCGGCGTCAATCACATCTCGTTCACCGGCTCGCCTGCCACCGGGGCGCTCGTTGCCCGGATGGCGGCCGAGCACCATACGCCTGTCACGCTCGAGCTCGGCGGCAAGTCGCCGCAGATCGTGTTCGCCGATGCCGACCTCGACGCCGTGCTGCCGACGCTGATGTCCGCGATTCTGCAAAACGCCGGCCAAACCTGCTCGGCCGGCAGCCGCGTGCTGATCGAGCGCGCGATCTACGAACCGCTCATGGAGCGGCTCACCGCGGCCTTCGGCGCATTGCGCGCCGGGCCCGGGCAGACCGAGGCCGACTGCGGTCCGCTCATCAGCGCGAAGCAACGCGAGCGTGTCGCCGCCTTCATTGCCGAAGCGCAGCGCGACGGCATTCGCATCGCCGCGCAGGGCACGATTCTCGCCGATGCCCCGGCCGGAGGCTTCTATCAGGCGCCGACGCTCTTCGCCGAAGTGCCGCGCGATCATCGGCTCGCCCGCGAGGAAGTGTTCGGGCCCGTGCTCGCGGCGCTGCCGTTCGAAGACGAAGCCGATGCCATCGCGCTCGCGAACGGCACGCCCTATGGGCTCGTGGCCGGCGTATGGACCCGTGATGGCGGGCGGCAGATGCGGCTCGCCCGCCGACTGCGCGCGGGGCAGGTGTTCGTCAACAATTACGGCGCCGGCGGCGGGGTCGAGCTGCCTTTCGGCGGCACGGGGCAGTCGGGCTTCGGCCGCGAGAAGGGCTTCGAAGCGCTTTACGGCTTCACGACCTTGAAGACGATCGCCCTGCGTCACGGCTGA
- the ppa gene encoding inorganic diphosphatase, which produces MSFNHVPPGKDLPHDFNVIIEIPAQSDPVKYEADKELGLLVVDRFIGTGMRYPVNYGYIPQTLSGDGDPVDVLVITPFPLIPGCVVRSRALGMLRMTDESGVDAKLVAVPHDKLCPMTAHMKSIDDVPEYLKDQIKHFFEQYKALEKGKWVKVEGWAGMDAAHQEISEGVASYKK; this is translated from the coding sequence ATGAGCTTCAATCACGTCCCCCCGGGCAAGGATCTTCCGCACGACTTCAACGTCATCATCGAAATCCCGGCGCAAAGCGATCCGGTGAAATACGAAGCGGACAAGGAGCTCGGCCTGCTCGTCGTCGACCGCTTCATCGGCACGGGCATGCGTTACCCGGTGAACTACGGCTACATCCCTCAGACGCTTTCGGGCGACGGCGACCCCGTCGACGTCCTCGTGATCACGCCGTTTCCTCTGATCCCCGGATGCGTCGTACGTTCACGCGCATTGGGCATGTTGCGCATGACGGACGAATCGGGCGTCGATGCGAAGCTCGTGGCCGTACCCCACGACAAGCTGTGCCCGATGACGGCGCACATGAAGTCGATCGACGACGTCCCCGAGTACCTCAAGGACCAGATCAAGCATTTCTTCGAGCAGTACAAGGCGCTCGAGAAGGGCAAATGGGTCAAGGTCGAAGGCTGGGCGGGCATGGACGCTGCGCACCAGGAAATCAGCGAAGGGGTCGCGAGCTACAAGAAATAA
- a CDS encoding TonB-dependent receptor plug domain-containing protein has translation MKPTALGSAIRSIVWAEVALTAALGTSAYAQTPPAGTGVAAEQTGSTAAAVPAPGTASGGQTVKKLDKFEVTGSLIRTSDKVGHTEVQVITAKEIQQSGYTTVADFLRSTSANSASSWGQTTMNSSAPGGAGMALRGLSEKYTLVLVDGQRVANYAQSVNFTDTFFDVNAIPLNMVERVEIVKTGAVSVYGSDAIAGVVNIITKKNFQGLQIDGQLGKAQHPGDGQGNFSVLAGFGDLNSDRFNVTAAASYYRDSGSTLGDRDMTSAQDFTQYPGGLAAPLGPNQQSYWSLADGSKVPLSPCPPGSTTSATNCTYNTAASTSLVPSTTRLNAKVRGTFKIDDNTQAYAGFWVSRDETVQLQGPASISSTTNIYNPSTGSVSPLPRTVSASNPYNPFGVPTAINLTFPGNVVEADTVSTFWMANTGVKGSFDAGKFGAWDWSADYGHSQSTVDTTYHNRLNVAGLENMLANGTYNFSNPASTPNGLNGVFTDDDQQAISKVDSVTAKASTSNLFTLPGGAVGLGVGTEFRHESSTINPQTLAAQGVSAPANVQTVEGSRNVAAAFYQIDIPILRNLTFTQAGRYDHYSDFGGAFSPSFALRFQPVQMLTAYASYSRGFRAPTLVENSQAVYLAHQNLVDPNDPSGVPTKHFTTERVAGNPNLQPEHTKNYNIGFQLSPDSTTDIGAAFYKVRIDGVIGTDDPNAVLVANDPSRVVRNPDGSVRYLVQQFVNLGALDTDGFDFNFRKALRTKYGTFTLAGDWAYVWHFKLHSPGAATQDFAGNNLALLQPFGASNPRWKGNTSLSWDYRQLTTTLTWQYTGPYTNAVAAEFGDGGTGSVASYSQFNLMFNYRGFKHWTIYGGVTNLFDKKPPFDVEWQAVPDITGYDQSLYTDLGRFFQIGATYRF, from the coding sequence ATGAAACCAACGGCTTTGGGATCGGCAATACGCAGCATCGTATGGGCTGAAGTCGCGTTGACGGCGGCTTTGGGTACCTCCGCTTACGCGCAGACGCCGCCTGCCGGCACGGGTGTCGCCGCCGAGCAAACCGGCAGCACCGCCGCAGCCGTGCCGGCGCCGGGCACCGCGTCGGGCGGGCAGACCGTAAAAAAGCTCGACAAGTTCGAAGTGACGGGCTCGCTGATCCGCACATCGGACAAGGTCGGCCACACCGAAGTGCAGGTAATCACCGCGAAGGAAATCCAGCAAAGCGGGTACACCACGGTGGCCGACTTTCTGCGCTCGACCTCGGCCAATTCCGCGAGCAGCTGGGGCCAGACGACGATGAACAGCTCGGCCCCGGGCGGCGCCGGCATGGCGTTGCGCGGGCTCAGCGAGAAATATACGCTCGTGCTCGTCGACGGCCAGCGCGTCGCGAACTATGCGCAGTCGGTCAACTTCACCGACACCTTCTTCGACGTGAACGCGATCCCGCTGAACATGGTCGAGCGCGTCGAAATCGTCAAGACCGGCGCGGTATCCGTCTATGGTTCGGACGCCATCGCGGGCGTCGTCAACATCATTACGAAGAAGAACTTTCAGGGCCTGCAGATCGACGGTCAACTCGGCAAGGCGCAGCACCCGGGCGACGGCCAGGGCAACTTCAGCGTGCTGGCCGGCTTCGGCGACCTGAATTCGGACCGCTTCAACGTCACGGCGGCCGCCAGCTACTATCGCGATTCCGGCTCGACGCTCGGCGATCGCGACATGACGTCGGCGCAAGACTTCACGCAATATCCGGGTGGGCTCGCCGCGCCGCTCGGCCCTAACCAGCAATCGTACTGGTCGCTCGCGGACGGCTCGAAGGTGCCGCTTTCACCGTGCCCGCCGGGCAGCACGACGAGCGCGACCAACTGCACCTACAATACGGCCGCCTCGACCTCGCTCGTCCCCTCCACCACGCGCCTGAACGCGAAGGTGCGCGGCACCTTCAAGATCGACGACAACACGCAGGCCTATGCGGGCTTCTGGGTGAGCCGCGACGAAACCGTGCAGCTGCAGGGGCCGGCCTCGATTTCGAGCACGACGAACATTTACAACCCGTCGACGGGCTCCGTTTCGCCGTTGCCGCGCACGGTTTCGGCGAGCAACCCCTACAACCCGTTCGGCGTACCGACGGCGATCAACCTGACCTTCCCGGGCAACGTCGTAGAGGCCGATACGGTATCGACGTTCTGGATGGCGAACACGGGCGTCAAAGGCTCGTTCGACGCGGGCAAGTTCGGCGCGTGGGACTGGTCCGCCGATTACGGCCATTCGCAGAGCACCGTCGATACGACGTATCACAACCGGCTGAACGTGGCGGGCCTCGAGAACATGCTCGCCAACGGCACGTACAACTTCTCGAACCCGGCCTCCACGCCGAACGGCCTGAACGGCGTCTTCACCGACGACGATCAGCAGGCCATCTCGAAGGTCGACAGCGTTACCGCCAAGGCCTCGACGTCGAATCTCTTCACGCTGCCGGGGGGCGCGGTCGGCTTGGGCGTGGGCACCGAGTTCCGGCACGAATCGTCGACGATCAACCCGCAAACGCTCGCGGCGCAGGGCGTATCGGCGCCCGCGAACGTACAGACGGTGGAGGGCTCGCGCAACGTCGCCGCGGCGTTCTACCAGATCGACATCCCAATTCTGCGCAACCTGACGTTCACGCAGGCGGGTCGCTACGATCATTACAGCGACTTCGGCGGCGCGTTCTCGCCGAGCTTCGCGCTGCGCTTCCAACCGGTGCAGATGCTCACGGCGTATGCATCGTACAGCCGCGGTTTCCGTGCTCCGACGCTCGTCGAAAACTCGCAGGCCGTCTATCTGGCTCACCAGAACCTGGTCGATCCGAATGACCCGAGCGGCGTACCGACGAAGCACTTCACGACCGAGCGGGTCGCGGGCAATCCCAACCTTCAGCCCGAGCACACCAAGAACTACAACATCGGCTTCCAGCTCTCGCCCGACTCGACGACCGATATCGGCGCGGCGTTCTACAAGGTCCGCATCGACGGCGTGATCGGCACCGACGATCCGAACGCGGTGCTCGTCGCCAACGATCCCTCCCGCGTCGTGCGCAATCCGGACGGCTCGGTGCGCTACCTCGTGCAGCAGTTCGTGAACCTCGGTGCGCTCGACACCGATGGGTTCGATTTCAACTTCCGCAAGGCGCTGCGCACCAAGTACGGCACGTTCACGCTCGCGGGCGACTGGGCTTATGTCTGGCACTTCAAGCTGCACAGCCCCGGTGCCGCCACGCAGGACTTCGCCGGCAACAACCTCGCGCTGCTGCAGCCTTTCGGCGCGAGCAACCCGCGCTGGAAGGGCAATACGAGCCTGAGCTGGGATTACCGGCAACTGACCACCACGCTGACGTGGCAATACACGGGGCCCTATACGAACGCCGTGGCCGCGGAATTCGGCGACGGCGGCACGGGCTCGGTGGCGTCGTACAGCCAGTTCAACCTGATGTTCAACTATCGCGGCTTCAAGCATTGGACGATCTACGGCGGCGTCACGAACCTCTTCGACAAGAAGCCGCCGTTCGACGTCGAGTGGCAAGCCGTGCCCGACATCACCGGCTACGACCAGTCGCTCTACACGGACCTCGGCCGCTTCTTCCAGATCGGGGCGACTTACCGGTTCTGA
- a CDS encoding energy transducer TonB has product MSMKVEGQLSAVTPAPAQPPRIARFGQTQASPARRFGGIAAVIALHVVLVWALVNGLANKVVHVIQRPIETKIIEPVKPPPPPPLPVVQLPPPKFAPPPPPFVPPPEVPVQAPPQQTIVHQTVPAPTPQVVPPAPPAPAQPVKPAPVQTAISVVCPNSDQIRGSMAYPKDAQENGETGDVVIEFTVDPQGHIGNERVAQSSDHESLDSAAFKAVKRFNCIAQGQAVRVQVPFSFNLN; this is encoded by the coding sequence ATGAGTATGAAAGTGGAAGGACAACTCTCAGCGGTTACCCCGGCGCCGGCTCAGCCGCCGCGCATTGCCCGGTTCGGACAAACGCAGGCGAGCCCGGCGCGACGCTTCGGCGGCATCGCTGCCGTGATCGCGCTGCACGTAGTGCTCGTCTGGGCGCTCGTCAACGGGCTCGCAAACAAGGTGGTGCACGTGATCCAACGGCCGATCGAAACGAAGATCATCGAGCCCGTCAAGCCGCCGCCTCCGCCGCCGCTGCCGGTCGTGCAATTGCCGCCGCCGAAATTCGCGCCGCCTCCGCCGCCGTTCGTGCCGCCGCCTGAAGTCCCGGTGCAGGCGCCCCCGCAGCAGACGATCGTTCATCAGACCGTGCCGGCGCCGACTCCGCAGGTGGTGCCGCCCGCACCGCCAGCGCCTGCGCAGCCGGTCAAGCCCGCGCCGGTGCAAACGGCCATCTCCGTCGTCTGCCCGAATTCCGACCAGATCCGCGGCTCGATGGCTTATCCGAAGGACGCGCAGGAGAACGGGGAGACGGGCGACGTCGTCATCGAATTCACTGTCGATCCGCAGGGGCACATCGGCAATGAGCGCGTCGCGCAGTCGTCCGATCACGAGAGTCTCGACAGCGCGGCGTTCAAGGCGGTCAAGCGCTTCAACTGCATCGCGCAGGGGCAGGCCGTGCGCGTTCAGGTGCCGTTCTCGTTCAACCTGAACTGA
- a CDS encoding MotA/TolQ/ExbB proton channel family protein: MSKRILAAFATSILIGAAAIGTSAAPRIAHAQASEAAPGTSLQAAAAPQPPAAQPPSDAPPPAAAETITNPYGLGALWKNGDFVARFVLLLLVVMSMGSWYIMVTKFVEQYRANRRARHADDNLWAAPSLAEGVKQLDEASPFRFIAQTAIEAGEHHDEALLEAVDRNTWIDVSIERATTSVSNRLQDGLAFLATVGSTSPFVGLFGTVWGIYHALTAIGIAGQASIDKVAGPVGEALIMTAIGLAVAVPAVLGYNFLVRRNKSVMERVRAFGAQLHTVLLAGGKRAARTGLKAANAVN; this comes from the coding sequence ATGAGCAAACGCATTCTTGCCGCTTTCGCCACGAGCATCCTCATCGGTGCGGCCGCTATCGGCACGAGCGCCGCGCCGCGCATCGCGCATGCGCAAGCGAGCGAAGCCGCCCCCGGCACGTCGTTGCAGGCCGCAGCCGCGCCGCAGCCCCCGGCCGCGCAGCCCCCTTCCGACGCGCCGCCGCCCGCAGCCGCCGAGACGATCACGAACCCCTACGGGCTCGGCGCGCTCTGGAAGAACGGCGATTTCGTCGCGCGCTTCGTGTTGCTGCTGCTCGTTGTGATGTCGATGGGTAGCTGGTACATCATGGTCACCAAGTTCGTCGAGCAATACCGCGCCAACCGCCGCGCGCGGCACGCCGACGACAACCTGTGGGCTGCCCCGTCGCTGGCCGAGGGCGTGAAGCAGCTCGACGAGGCCTCGCCGTTTCGCTTCATCGCGCAAACGGCGATCGAGGCTGGCGAGCATCACGACGAGGCGCTGCTCGAAGCCGTCGATCGCAACACCTGGATCGACGTCTCGATCGAGCGCGCGACCACGAGCGTGTCGAATCGCCTGCAAGACGGGCTCGCCTTCCTCGCAACCGTCGGCTCGACGTCGCCGTTCGTCGGCCTCTTTGGCACCGTCTGGGGGATTTATCACGCGCTGACGGCGATCGGCATCGCGGGGCAGGCGTCGATCGACAAGGTGGCCGGCCCGGTCGGCGAGGCGCTGATCATGACGGCGATCGGCCTGGCCGTCGCCGTGCCGGCCGTGCTTGGCTACAACTTCCTCGTTCGTCGCAACAAGTCGGTGATGGAGCGCGTCCGTGCCTTTGGCGCGCAATTGCACACGGTGCTGCTCGCGGGTGGCAAGCGCGCGGCGCGTACCGGCCTGAAGGCCGCCAACGCGGTCAACTGA
- a CDS encoding ExbD/TolR family protein, giving the protein MAMRVGEAEGEDEVMADINTTPLVDVMLVLLIIFLITIPVVTHTVPLQLPKETVQPLQTTPKSVEIAINRDGEFFWNETHVDAAALLARLKAVSAMTPQPDVHVRGDEGTRYEFIGRVVTACERAGIGKVSFITQPPARGG; this is encoded by the coding sequence ATGGCAATGCGCGTTGGCGAAGCGGAAGGCGAAGACGAAGTCATGGCGGACATCAACACGACGCCGCTCGTCGACGTCATGCTGGTGCTGCTCATCATCTTTCTGATCACGATTCCCGTCGTGACCCACACGGTGCCGCTTCAGTTGCCGAAGGAAACGGTGCAGCCGCTGCAAACCACGCCAAAGAGCGTCGAGATCGCGATCAATCGCGATGGCGAGTTCTTCTGGAACGAAACGCATGTCGATGCGGCCGCGCTGCTCGCGCGTCTGAAGGCCGTCTCGGCCATGACGCCGCAACCCGATGTGCACGTACGCGGCGACGAAGGTACGCGCTACGAATTCATCGGGCGCGTGGTCACGGCGTGCGAGCGGGCCGGTATCGGCAAGGTTTCATTTATCACGCAGCCGCCGGCGCGCGGCGGCTAG
- a CDS encoding ExbD/TolR family protein, with product MGMNVSSRSGGGEPEVMADINTTPLIDVMLVLLIMLIITIPIQMHAVKMNLPVGNPPPAAPPQVVQIDIDFDGTITWNGAPVTDRGALETKLAQAAAQPVQPEIHLLPNKLAPYKVVAEVLAAAEREGATKIGLVGNEQYMQ from the coding sequence ATGGGAATGAACGTATCTTCGCGTTCGGGCGGCGGCGAGCCTGAAGTGATGGCCGACATCAATACGACGCCGCTCATCGACGTGATGCTTGTATTGCTGATCATGCTCATCATCACGATCCCGATCCAGATGCATGCGGTGAAGATGAACCTGCCCGTCGGCAACCCGCCGCCGGCCGCGCCGCCCCAGGTCGTGCAGATCGATATCGACTTCGACGGCACGATCACCTGGAACGGCGCGCCCGTCACCGATCGCGGGGCACTCGAGACGAAGCTCGCGCAGGCGGCCGCACAGCCGGTGCAGCCCGAGATTCATCTCTTACCGAACAAGCTCGCGCCCTACAAGGTCGTTGCCGAGGTGCTCGCGGCCGCCGAGCGCGAAGGCGCGACGAAGATCGGCCTTGTCGGCAACGAGCAGTACATGCAATAG